GACTTCTAACGATACCTGACCTTTATTGGTAAATTTGATAGCATTCGTTAGAAGATTCAGCAACATTTGTTTCATGCGACGGTCATCAGCAACACAAATGCTGGCTTGTTCGTCAATTTCTACTGTCAGGAGCAGTCCCTTTTCTATGGCGCGTTCGCTGACTGTTGATATAACATAATTACAGATTTCATCTACATATAGGGTTGATAAAAAAAGCTCTTCTTTACCCGCTTCTACTTTAGATAAATCGAGAATATCATTAATCAATGCTAGCAGGTGTTCTCCACTACTGTAAATACAGTTGATATATTCCTTTTGCTTGTCATTTAAAGAACCAACTATTTCTTGTTGCAATAACTGAGATAACCCCATGATTGCATTTAAAGGTGTTCGCAATTCGTGACTCATTGTTGCCAAAAATTCACTTTTTGCTTTACTACCTGCTTCTGCTGCATCTTTAGTTTCAAGGAGTTTTAATTCTGTTTGTTTGCGGTCTGTAATGTCCTCCATCATGACTAGGTAAAATTTAGGTTCACCATTTGTGCCAGGAATCAGAGATATACTTAAATGCACCCATATAAGCCGACCATCTCTATGCAGAATACGCCTTTCCATGTCTAAGCGTTTCCTAACTTTTGATAGCAATTCTTGGTAAAGTTCTAAATCATCTGCATGATTGAAAATATAATCCGTGAAATTCTTACCGCATAGCTCTTGTTGAGAATATCCCAACATTTGACACAACGCCGGATTGATATCCGCAATTCTTCCGTGCATCTCAACAAGTGCAATCCCCATTGAAGAATTTTCAACAATAGCTCTGAACCATGCTTCACTTTGCTGTAGGGCTTCTTGTGCTGCATTGCGAGCGCTAACTTCTACTGCTAAGGCTACAAAATCTGCGATCGCACCTGCAAAAGTCTCTTCTTCTAATGTCCACTGACGGATACTTCCTGTATGTTCGTGACACACAACTCCGATGGGACGATCCCCCAACCAAATTGATGCATCTAATAGAGATGTAATGCCGAATGTGGAAAGATAAGATTCAGATAATTCTTGGGTTCGCTTATCTTCAAGTGCGTCATTAGATGCTATAATACGCTGCTCTTCTAAAGCTTGAAAATAAGTAAGATAATTGGCTTTTATCAGTGACATACCTCTGGTATGACGCTTTGTTGTTGAACTATATAAATCTATACATTCAACTTTTGAGCCATCTCGATTATATAACCATACACTAACGCGTGCCACCTCTAAAGTTCGGGCAGCCGCTTCTGTTATTTCCTTTAGCGCCGCGTTGAGATCCCCTTGCTGAAAAGTTTGACTTCGAGCAAGTTGTACCAAGGTCTGGCTTTGCTTTCGCAGACGATTTTCTCTTTCTCGCCAAACATCTTCTGCTTGCTTTTGGGCTGTGATATCTCGAATCGCGACCACCTGCATTTGCTGTCCTTGGTAAGGAACTACCTTACCTTGTAGTTCAACCGGAAAAGTAACACCGGATTTCTTAACTACAACTCCTTCATAGGGTTTTTCATATCCGGAAAAAATATTTTTTTTGACTAATTCTTGTGAATCAGGAGTAAACAGCGCAAAAGCACTTTTGTCAATCAATTCAGAGACTTCATAGCCACTCATGTTTACTAAAACACTGTTGACATCAATTATGATGCCATTCTCATGTATGATTAACCCTTCAAAACCAGCTTCAGACAGATATTTAAACCGGGCTTCTCCATCTGACAAAGGTTTTTTGTCCTTCTGCTGAAAGTTTTCGTTAGGTATTGGCACATCAATTTGGTAGCTTTGAGCAGTCGTTACCTGAGGTTGATTGTTCTCTAAAGGTTGACACTGCTGCTGTTCGCTTGCACATAGTAC
This genomic interval from Scytonema hofmannii PCC 7110 contains the following:
- a CDS encoding PAS domain S-box protein, which translates into the protein MSTPDFLINRARISQRLQPIVLCASEQQQCQPLENNQPQVTTAQSYQIDVPIPNENFQQKDKKPLSDGEARFKYLSEAGFEGLIIHENGIIIDVNSVLVNMSGYEVSELIDKSAFALFTPDSQELVKKNIFSGYEKPYEGVVVKKSGVTFPVELQGKVVPYQGQQMQVVAIRDITAQKQAEDVWRERENRLRKQSQTLVQLARSQTFQQGDLNAALKEITEAAARTLEVARVSVWLYNRDGSKVECIDLYSSTTKRHTRGMSLIKANYLTYFQALEEQRIIASNDALEDKRTQELSESYLSTFGITSLLDASIWLGDRPIGVVCHEHTGSIRQWTLEEETFAGAIADFVALAVEVSARNAAQEALQQSEAWFRAIVENSSMGIALVEMHGRIADINPALCQMLGYSQQELCGKNFTDYIFNHADDLELYQELLSKVRKRLDMERRILHRDGRLIWVHLSISLIPGTNGEPKFYLVMMEDITDRKQTELKLLETKDAAEAGSKAKSEFLATMSHELRTPLNAIMGLSQLLQQEIVGSLNDKQKEYINCIYSSGEHLLALINDILDLSKVEAGKEELFLSTLYVDEICNYVISTVSERAIEKGLLLTVEIDEQASICVADDRRMKQMLLNLLTNAIKFTNKGQVSLEVRKLPQGIAFIVIDTGIGIDKSQFQFLFEPFKQLDGRLSRQYEGTGLGLALTRKLARLHGGDVTVESTLGQGSRFTLFLPDDQPQSVDSDPFASLSPISSSLSSKKKRILLVEHEEHTAILLQDYLQTIGYQVERLNHGNRFLELVRSQQPDLILLDVELGDVSGWDLLIQVREQTDLQDLPVVMMTPLVVTCDRDRVKQVGASDCLSKPIGIVQLESVLMRYLT